One part of the Saprospiraceae bacterium genome encodes these proteins:
- a CDS encoding T9SS type A sorting domain-containing protein, which produces MKPFLTLLIIFISWAVNAQIVYTENDGPRVGHQTENKVLESLDGIDLSQLKLAGANRSWNITGEASDFDKIAYVGVSDLSFKSKFPGTNLAQINLPNDDSSYTMLEKNSSGIYWLGFRDTSTTVVFNSKFTLLPFPLSFGKNFQNNVDADFVADTLLFKIEIQTNSNVDGWGIITTNTGSFPALKVRTNQITEITTIGIPIGSSTIESHNWYASGYSNPVATLLYNETESPFGLFNDTTITYLHKEELVANENVQNSNLKLWLSPNPAQNLLNIQVTTDVSFKSGVYEIFNAEGKRVLNGEIKSSDNFPLDVQQIPSGNYFIQLILDKKILLFDIFTKN; this is translated from the coding sequence ATGAAACCATTTTTAACACTGTTAATAATTTTTATCTCTTGGGCAGTTAATGCACAGATAGTTTATACGGAAAATGACGGACCAAGAGTCGGGCACCAAACTGAAAACAAAGTACTTGAAAGTCTTGATGGAATAGATCTTAGTCAACTTAAGTTGGCGGGTGCAAATCGTTCCTGGAATATTACAGGCGAAGCCTCTGATTTTGACAAAATTGCTTATGTTGGTGTTTCTGATTTATCTTTTAAATCTAAATTTCCTGGAACGAATTTGGCTCAAATCAATTTGCCAAATGATGATAGTAGTTACACGATGCTAGAAAAGAACAGCTCTGGAATTTATTGGTTAGGTTTTAGAGATACGTCTACTACCGTAGTATTTAATTCAAAATTTACATTATTACCTTTCCCATTAAGCTTTGGGAAGAATTTTCAAAATAATGTGGATGCTGATTTTGTTGCAGATACGCTGCTATTTAAAATTGAAATTCAGACAAATTCAAATGTTGATGGATGGGGAATAATCACTACAAATACAGGAAGCTTTCCAGCACTTAAAGTAAGAACAAATCAAATTACAGAGATTACTACGATTGGTATTCCGATTGGTAGTTCAACCATTGAATCTCATAATTGGTATGCATCGGGTTATTCAAATCCTGTTGCTACCTTATTATATAATGAAACGGAGTCTCCATTTGGATTATTTAATGACACCACAATTACCTATTTGCATAAAGAAGAATTAGTTGCAAATGAAAATGTTCAAAATTCAAATTTGAAATTATGGCTTTCTCCTAATCCTGCACAAAATTTATTAAATATTCAAGTAACGACAGATGTTAGTTTTAAATCTGGTGTGTATGAAATTTTTAATGCAGAGGGTAAGCGTGTACTAAATGGTGAAATTAAATCCAGCGATAATTTTCCTTTGGATGTTCAACAAATACCAAGTGGGAATTATTTTATTCAACTTATTTTGGATAAGAAAATTTTACTGTTTGATATTTTTACTAAAAATTAA
- a CDS encoding cystathionine gamma-synthase yields the protein MKFNTKVIHAGIHPDPSTGAIMTPIFQTSTYVQDGPGNHKGFEYARTQNPTRQVLEENLAALENGYGGICFGSGLAAMDAVIKLLKSGDDVLATNDLYGGSYRLLVRIFSQFGIESRFIPMQNIEFVNSQIKSNTKLIWIETPTNPLLSIIDIAAICKIARDKNILVCVDNTFASPYLQTPLDLGADLVLHSATKYLGGHSDVIHGALVAKSKDLYENLKFIQNASGAIPGPVDCFLILRGIKTLHLRVERSCQNARIIAAYLLTHPKVSRVLYPGFETHPGHLIAKSQMKDFGGMISFDLKDGLFESAKDILSKTQLFACAESLGGVESLIGHPASMTHASIPKEDRMANGLTDSLIRLSIGVEDVDDLIADLDQAIA from the coding sequence ATGAAATTTAATACCAAAGTAATTCATGCTGGCATTCATCCAGATCCATCAACAGGTGCTATCATGACTCCTATTTTTCAAACATCTACCTATGTTCAGGATGGGCCAGGAAATCATAAGGGCTTTGAGTATGCCAGAACACAGAACCCAACGCGGCAAGTGTTAGAAGAAAACCTGGCAGCTCTGGAAAATGGTTATGGTGGTATTTGTTTTGGTAGTGGGTTGGCGGCTATGGATGCAGTTATTAAATTGCTTAAATCTGGTGATGATGTGTTGGCGACGAATGATTTATATGGAGGATCTTACAGATTATTAGTCCGTATTTTCAGTCAGTTTGGGATCGAGAGTCGATTCATACCAATGCAAAACATAGAATTTGTAAATTCCCAAATTAAAAGCAATACAAAATTAATCTGGATTGAAACACCGACGAATCCATTATTAAGCATTATTGATATTGCTGCAATCTGTAAAATAGCCAGGGATAAAAATATTTTGGTATGTGTTGATAATACGTTTGCATCGCCTTATTTGCAAACTCCTTTGGATTTAGGAGCAGATTTGGTTTTGCATTCTGCAACTAAATATTTAGGAGGCCATTCAGATGTTATACATGGAGCATTAGTAGCGAAATCAAAGGATCTTTATGAAAATTTAAAATTCATCCAAAACGCTTCTGGTGCAATACCAGGTCCTGTAGATTGTTTTCTCATACTAAGAGGAATCAAAACTTTGCATTTGAGAGTGGAGAGATCTTGTCAAAATGCCCGAATCATTGCTGCTTATCTTTTAACGCATCCCAAAGTTTCAAGAGTTTTATACCCGGGTTTTGAAACGCATCCTGGTCATTTAATAGCAAAATCACAAATGAAAGATTTTGGAGGAATGATCTCTTTTGATTTAAAAGATGGTCTCTTTGAATCTGCTAAAGACATCCTTTCTAAGACTCAGCTTTTTGCCTGTGCTGAATCCCTGGGAGGGGTTGAATCTTTGATTGGTCATCCGGCAAGTATGACCCATGCCTCAATTCCAAAAGAAGACAGAATGGCTAATGGATTGACAGACAGCTTAATACGATTAAGCATTGGCGTTGAAGATGTAGATGACCTCATCGCAGATTTGGATCAAGCGATTGCGTAA
- a CDS encoding succinate dehydrogenase cytochrome b subunit, translating to MKWVLDFLFKSSIGRKVVMSLSGLFLILFLMVHLLGNLQLLKDDGGMQFNLYTYFMTHNPLIKLVSYLLYLTILIHTFQGIYLAWKNRQAKGKKYAVTSNTNGSYFAKYMIHLGVIILIFILIHLYQFWLQMKLGNVPVVEYPGYEHTFQDLYTPVVDAFKNIGFVIFYCLCMIVMAMHLIHGFQSAFQSIGLNHKKYNAFIRFLGWAYSILIPLGFAILPIYIYLTQA from the coding sequence ATGAAATGGGTATTAGATTTTTTATTCAAGTCCTCAATTGGCCGAAAAGTGGTCATGAGTTTATCTGGTTTGTTCCTTATATTATTTTTAATGGTGCATCTTTTAGGGAATCTTCAATTGTTGAAAGATGACGGCGGTATGCAATTTAATTTGTATACTTATTTTATGACCCATAATCCACTTATTAAATTGGTGTCTTATCTTTTATATCTCACAATTTTAATACACACATTTCAAGGGATTTATCTGGCTTGGAAAAATAGACAAGCGAAAGGAAAAAAATATGCTGTTACGTCAAATACGAATGGAAGTTATTTTGCTAAATATATGATTCATTTAGGGGTTATAATTTTAATTTTTATACTGATTCACTTATATCAATTCTGGCTTCAAATGAAACTTGGAAATGTTCCGGTTGTTGAATATCCAGGTTATGAACATACGTTTCAAGATCTTTATACACCGGTTGTTGACGCTTTTAAGAATATTGGATTTGTTATATTTTATTGTCTTTGTATGATCGTAATGGCCATGCACTTAATCCATGGATTTCAGTCCGCTTTTCAATCTATTGGATTAAATCATAAAAAATACAATGCATTCATTCGGTTTTTAGGTTGGGCATACTCTATATTAATACCGCTTGGGTTTGCCATTCTTCCTATATATATTTATTTAACGCAAGCCTGA
- a CDS encoding fumarate reductase/succinate dehydrogenase flavoprotein subunit has translation MSTINSKIPAGNLEQKWSNYKSKVPLVSPANKRKIDIIVVGSGLAGASAAASLGELGYNVHCFTFHDSPRRAHSIAAQGGINAAKNYMNDGDSVFRLFYDTIKGGDYRAREGNVYRLAEVSAAIIDQAVAQGVPFAREYGGLLENRSFGGVQVSRTFYARGQTGQQLLIGAYQALSRQIALGNVKMYNRHEMLELVLVDGKARGIIARNLLTGSLERFGAHCVVLGTGGYGNVFYLSTNAMGCNTSAIWKAVRKGAYMANPCFTQIHPTCIPVSGDYQSKLTLMSESLRNDGRVWVPAKKEDAESIRSGKKKGDEIPESDRDYFLERRYPAFGNLVPRDVASRAAKTACDNGLGVSPTGLAVYLDFTAAILRYGKSKANVLGNHNPDEQTVRKLGEEVIEEKYGNLFEMYEKITGENPYKTPMKIYPAVHYTMGGLWVDYNLETNIPGLFATGEANFSDHGANRLGASALMQGLADGYFVLPYTIGNFLSEDIRTPKMDTKNTAFDLAENEVRQRLNQLLQIKGKTTVETFHRRLGKIMWDYCGMARNENGLKNARQLVKELRAEFWKDVYIPGTADEFNPELEKAGRVADFLELGELMIVDALNRNESCGGHFREEFQTGEGETLRDDENYAYVAAWLWADLDKEPELIKENLEFENIKIASRSYK, from the coding sequence ATGAGTACAATTAATTCAAAAATTCCTGCAGGCAATTTAGAACAAAAATGGAGCAACTATAAATCTAAGGTGCCATTAGTATCTCCTGCAAATAAACGCAAAATAGACATTATCGTCGTTGGGAGTGGATTAGCTGGTGCTTCAGCTGCTGCAAGCTTAGGCGAATTAGGTTATAATGTACATTGTTTCACCTTCCATGATAGTCCGAGAAGGGCTCACAGTATTGCCGCTCAAGGCGGAATTAATGCTGCAAAAAACTATATGAATGATGGTGACAGTGTGTTTAGATTGTTTTATGATACGATTAAGGGGGGCGATTATAGAGCCCGGGAGGGCAATGTTTACAGACTAGCAGAAGTAAGTGCTGCTATAATTGATCAAGCCGTTGCACAAGGTGTACCATTTGCCAGGGAGTATGGCGGACTTTTAGAAAATCGTTCTTTTGGAGGTGTGCAAGTGAGTCGGACATTTTATGCAAGAGGTCAAACCGGACAACAACTTTTAATCGGAGCATATCAGGCATTAAGCAGACAGATTGCTTTAGGAAATGTAAAAATGTATAACCGGCATGAAATGCTGGAATTAGTCTTGGTGGATGGAAAAGCCAGAGGTATCATCGCTCGAAATTTATTGACCGGGTCTTTGGAACGTTTTGGTGCACATTGTGTAGTATTAGGAACTGGAGGTTATGGAAATGTATTTTACTTATCCACCAATGCAATGGGTTGTAATACCAGTGCAATTTGGAAAGCAGTTCGAAAAGGAGCTTATATGGCGAATCCATGTTTCACTCAAATTCATCCTACCTGTATACCGGTTTCTGGCGACTATCAATCCAAATTAACCTTAATGTCGGAATCTTTGCGAAATGATGGAAGAGTCTGGGTACCTGCGAAAAAAGAAGATGCTGAAAGTATTCGTTCTGGAAAGAAAAAAGGCGATGAAATTCCAGAATCAGATCGAGATTATTTTTTGGAAAGAAGATATCCTGCTTTTGGAAATTTAGTGCCTCGGGATGTTGCATCCCGTGCTGCAAAAACAGCATGTGATAATGGTTTAGGTGTAAGTCCTACAGGCCTGGCCGTATATTTGGATTTTACAGCAGCCATTCTACGGTATGGAAAATCCAAAGCGAATGTATTAGGAAATCATAATCCAGACGAACAAACGGTTCGTAAATTGGGTGAAGAAGTGATCGAAGAAAAGTATGGCAATTTGTTTGAAATGTATGAAAAAATTACGGGTGAAAATCCTTATAAAACACCTATGAAAATTTATCCTGCAGTTCATTATACGATGGGTGGATTATGGGTAGATTATAATTTAGAGACCAATATTCCTGGTTTATTTGCTACAGGTGAAGCCAATTTTTCTGATCATGGAGCAAATCGTTTAGGTGCATCCGCATTGATGCAAGGACTAGCGGATGGTTATTTTGTGCTGCCGTATACCATCGGTAATTTTTTATCCGAAGATATTAGAACGCCAAAAATGGATACGAAAAATACTGCTTTTGATCTGGCAGAAAATGAAGTAAGGCAAAGACTAAATCAATTATTACAGATTAAAGGAAAAACTACGGTAGAAACATTTCATCGTCGTTTAGGAAAAATTATGTGGGATTATTGTGGCATGGCAAGAAATGAAAATGGTTTAAAAAATGCCAGACAATTAGTAAAAGAATTAAGAGCGGAATTTTGGAAAGATGTTTATATACCCGGTACTGCCGATGAGTTTAATCCGGAGTTGGAAAAAGCTGGAAGAGTAGCTGATTTTTTAGAATTGGGTGAACTCATGATTGTAGATGCATTAAATCGCAATGAATCTTGTGGTGGACATTTTAGAGAAGAGTTTCAAACAGGAGAAGGAGAGACCTTGCGGGATGATGAAAATTATGCATATGTCGCTGCATGGTTGTGGGCTGATTTAGATAAGGAACCAGAATTAATAAAAGAAAATTTGGAGTTTGAGAATATTAAAATTGCAAGTCGGAGTTATAAATAA
- a CDS encoding succinate dehydrogenase/fumarate reductase iron-sulfur subunit → MNLQLKIWRQKNAAEQGAFESYNVKANEHMSFLEMLDVLNENLIETKKDPVAFDHDCREGICGACSMVINGRPHGPNGGTTTCQLHMRFFKEGDQITIEPFRARSFPVIKDLVVDRSSFDRIIQAGGFISVNTGQAMDGNAIPVRREQASKAFDAAACIGCGACVAACPNGSAMLFTAAKVSHLGLLPQGIIEHPKRVQNMIKQMDDEGFGFCSNVGACEAECPKEISLENIARLNRGMIAAVLSSE, encoded by the coding sequence ATGAATTTGCAACTTAAAATATGGAGACAAAAAAATGCTGCTGAACAAGGAGCTTTTGAATCTTATAATGTTAAGGCTAATGAGCATATGTCATTTTTAGAAATGCTGGATGTTTTAAATGAAAATCTTATTGAAACAAAGAAAGATCCGGTAGCATTTGATCATGATTGTCGGGAAGGGATTTGTGGAGCATGTAGTATGGTTATCAATGGAAGGCCACATGGGCCAAATGGAGGTACCACAACCTGCCAATTGCATATGCGATTTTTTAAAGAAGGCGATCAAATTACAATAGAACCATTTCGTGCAAGATCTTTTCCAGTTATTAAGGATTTAGTGGTGGATCGGAGTTCTTTTGATCGAATTATTCAGGCTGGAGGATTTATATCTGTAAATACAGGTCAGGCAATGGATGGAAATGCTATACCGGTGCGTAGAGAACAGGCATCCAAAGCGTTTGATGCAGCTGCTTGTATTGGCTGTGGTGCATGCGTAGCAGCTTGTCCAAATGGTTCTGCTATGTTATTTACAGCAGCAAAGGTGTCCCATTTAGGCCTTTTACCTCAAGGAATCATAGAACATCCAAAGCGTGTACAAAACATGATTAAGCAAATGGATGACGAGGGCTTTGGTTTTTGTAGCAATGTTGGCGCCTGTGAAGCTGAGTGTCCAAAGGAAATAAGTCTTGAGAATATAGCCCGATTAAATCGTGGCATGATCGCTGCTGTTTTAAGTTCTGAATAG
- a CDS encoding sugar kinase: MSILTIGTMAFDSIETPFGKAPNVIGGACTYISWSASYLYNQINLVSIIGEDFPQDEVQALINRGVNVDGLVRVPGKKSFYWAGRYHSDMNGRDTLVTDLNVLADFNPILPESYKTSDYVMLGNLTPEIQLSVLNQLTKQPKLIILDTMNFWMNNSLETLLKVIARVDVLTINDEEARQLSGEHSLVRAAAKIHEMGPAFLVIKKGEHGALLFHNGQIFFAPGLPVSDVIDPTGAGDSFAGGMIGYLARTDDVSFQNMKTAIIYGSTMASFCVEDFSLENLRNLTQAQIHERLRQFEQLSTFQVKELEIL; the protein is encoded by the coding sequence ATGAGTATTTTAACTATTGGGACCATGGCTTTTGATAGCATCGAAACACCCTTTGGAAAGGCTCCAAATGTAATTGGTGGCGCCTGTACATACATAAGTTGGTCTGCATCTTATTTATATAATCAGATAAATCTTGTTTCCATAATAGGCGAAGATTTCCCTCAAGATGAAGTTCAGGCACTTATAAATCGCGGTGTAAATGTAGATGGATTGGTTAGAGTACCCGGAAAAAAATCTTTTTATTGGGCAGGCAGATACCATTCTGATATGAATGGCAGAGACACTTTGGTTACCGATTTGAATGTATTGGCAGATTTTAATCCAATACTTCCAGAGTCCTACAAAACAAGCGATTATGTAATGTTAGGAAATTTGACCCCAGAAATTCAACTTTCAGTCTTAAATCAACTTACGAAGCAACCTAAGCTAATTATTTTGGATACTATGAATTTTTGGATGAATAACTCCTTAGAGACGCTATTGAAAGTTATTGCCAGAGTTGATGTTTTAACTATAAATGATGAAGAAGCCAGGCAATTATCCGGAGAACATAGTTTAGTAAGAGCTGCTGCTAAAATCCATGAAATGGGTCCGGCGTTTTTAGTTATAAAGAAAGGAGAACATGGCGCCCTTTTATTTCATAATGGCCAAATTTTCTTTGCACCAGGCTTGCCCGTTTCAGATGTAATTGATCCTACGGGTGCGGGTGATAGTTTTGCCGGTGGAATGATTGGTTATTTAGCTAGGACCGATGATGTTAGTTTTCAAAATATGAAAACAGCCATTATTTATGGATCAACCATGGCTTCTTTTTGTGTTGAAGATTTTAGTTTAGAGAATCTTCGAAACTTGACCCAAGCACAAATTCATGAAAGATTAAGACAATTTGAA